Proteins encoded by one window of Desulfobaculum bizertense DSM 18034:
- a CDS encoding SDR family NAD(P)-dependent oxidoreductase: MELNLSGKVVFVTGGGRGIGEAIAQQFVREGATVVIADINPDRAKRTIAALGPNASFIEMDVTSESSVTSAVNKALQDFGKIDVLVNNAGVSNRVKLEGMTYDEFDHVFKVNMYGTFLMTRAVIKHMAERKSGKIVNIAAQSGDKPMPTYSHYSASKAAIIAFTSAVAQEYADCDLNINCICPGAVDTKLWSKNNLEINGAKDALSFRKDIATRFSLGRAQKLEDIANMACYLGSDLTKNISGQKFFVTS, from the coding sequence ATGGAACTGAATTTATCTGGAAAAGTTGTCTTTGTGACTGGCGGCGGCAGAGGGATAGGTGAAGCTATTGCCCAGCAGTTCGTCAGGGAAGGCGCAACCGTTGTTATCGCGGACATTAATCCTGACCGCGCAAAGAGGACAATTGCAGCTCTTGGTCCCAACGCTTCATTTATAGAAATGGATGTGACCAGTGAAAGCTCTGTGACCTCTGCTGTAAACAAGGCTCTTCAGGATTTTGGAAAGATTGATGTGCTCGTTAACAACGCGGGCGTGAGCAATCGGGTCAAGCTGGAAGGCATGACATACGACGAGTTTGACCACGTGTTTAAGGTGAACATGTATGGCACCTTTTTGATGACCCGTGCAGTCATCAAGCACATGGCCGAGCGTAAGTCCGGCAAGATTGTGAACATTGCAGCCCAGTCTGGTGACAAGCCAATGCCCACGTATTCGCATTACAGCGCATCCAAGGCGGCAATCATCGCTTTTACCAGTGCTGTAGCGCAGGAGTACGCGGACTGCGATTTGAACATCAATTGCATTTGTCCTGGAGCCGTCGACACCAAGCTTTGGTCCAAGAACAATCTGGAGATCAATGGTGCCAAGGATGCGCTTTCGTTCCGCAAGGACATTGCGACTCGTTTCTCTCTTGGCCGTGCGCAGAAGCTTGAGGACATCGCCAACATGGCCTGTTATCTCGGCTCTGATC